The Maniola jurtina chromosome 3, ilManJurt1.1, whole genome shotgun sequence genome segment TATATACTTTTCAGCctaaagttcccacgggatcggGCACTATTTACTTCCctaatattgtattgtaaccAATATCAAACTGATCCATAGCAAAGTTAGTAGAAATCAATGCAAGTGAAAAATCTTACGGTGAAACGAAACAAAAAATATCGaagttttaataaacctaaatccacgcggtgaAAGAGGGGGCTAAAATAATGACAAAATTGACATTACAACAAAGCAAAAAATGCTAATAGGTAGTAAAACCCAGAAAAATGTAGGAATATTGGGAAGTAGACATCATTTgagaaacaagtaggtacctaaaggaTGGAAATAAGTTGAGGAAACGTATACAAGGTGACTAAAAAGTAGAACCTCGATAGCTTAACGTTTAAAGCAGTggtctgaaatccgaaaggtcgccgatacaagccccacccgttgcactattgtcgtatctactcctagcacaagctttacgcttaggtGGAGGGGAAACGGGAAATATTATTCAGCATGATAAACTTgcaaaatattctttaaaaaacacTCAGGCAAAATAGAAAGTAAAATATCTAGTTTATGCTTTATACCTCAAGAGGCAACTTTTGACGCAACCGCCCAAAGCGAATAGATCATGAACGATTTAATCaagtattgtttatttatttattaagtttcaacaatttattataatagtctGCACCGTCTAGCCGAACCCTCTCAATATTTTGTATGCAAATGTTTTTACGAGCATTCCACGATATCCGACATCCAGCAATGAATTCAACAGCAACGTATTGCTTTCCATTTAGTTTTTGACGCGAACGAATATTTACAAAGATAATACAATAGCTTTATTGCTAGTTTGTTTACAAGCtactataaaaagaaaatatacttCTCTAACCTAGCAGTGAAACTCACCAGACAAATAATACGAGACAAGTATAAAGATtgattttaattgaaataagtcTTAGTTAGTTCTCTCATTTATTGCacatatattttgttatttatttacttaaacaatcgagttttaaattatattgaatGTAAGTGAAGATAAAGAATTGAATGAAAGTTTCTTGTGGTTAACTTCAATATTACGAGTATTAGTCGATCTTTCATAAAGATTATACATAGCCCAATAATGGGCCACTTAATTGTATGATATTTTGAAGATATTGTACAGGGGGAAAAAATTGTATAATTCCATATAAAAAAATGGAAGTGAGTTTAATTTGTAGTAGTTCTAAAGGAGGTGCTTAAAACATCCACGTGTATGTAAACTTTAACGACATCGGCGTCCAATCACCTGGGAGCCGATAAAATTTTACAACAGCAATAAATGTATTGCGAGttacagtttttaatttttttcgcataattattgtaaaacttaATATTGTAAACCTCTAATGTTATCTATCTAAAGCCAACTTCAGCCAACTTCAAGTAAACAGGTAtgctagattttttttgacatGCAAACTGTAGAACCAACTAACTAACTCCCTTTCGTGgtattcccactagatttctAAGGGATTATTCAAGGCGAGGGttgtgctgcaaatattcatgagtggtggtaatcacttaacatctggTGATTCAACTGCTTGTTTGCTccctatatacatatataataaagtttagcCCTAATATCAGGGCTAAACTCTGGGCTCTATCAGGTATATAATTCTATCAAAAATCTTTTGTTTCTACGCTTTCTTGGTATACAAAAACAAGTTGGCCTTTAATGAAAACCAAACCTAACCTTACCTAAGAAGAAAATAGAAAATGCACAAGAAATTGAAAACACAAATACGTTGAAAGAACGTATCGCAATCCTTTGGAAATGAGGGCATGAATTTTAAAGAAACCAAATTGAAACAGCTTGCAGTAACGTAAGCTCCCTGCATTTCTACCATCTTCATTTCCCTCGTTATGTTTGAACTCGTTTACGAAGACATATATGCAAGATGAAACTGAAACCATATAATCCCTCGCATAAAATGTACTAACCGCATCTATAATGAGCAGAGAATGAAAGTAGCACACGGCTTTAAattttaactaactttatttACTTCACTTGCGTTAATAGTTATTTGTTTCAAATCATGCTGCAAATTTTTCTATAACTTTCACTGAAGCGATTCATAATTCATTCGATTTCGAATACAAATGTTCataaaacaatatattttgtGAACTTCGGTGTTCCGATCCTGATGCTCAGGGGCAAGGTCCACTTCAACCGCGGGAATGGAAATCTTTCGATTTTATAAATTGACCCGATAATGCTTGGCATGCGTTGTAATGTGATTCGCACGAATGAATACTACGTCAGAAACCTTCGAGACCAGACGAGTCTCAACAACAACTGAACAAAGTTTAAACGCATTGTggatttaaataataagtttttacTTTAACTGCTTCCTACTAAACACAATAAAAAATCTATGCATAAACCAAAACATTTGaatcattataatttattgagttcattcatttattcaccgattcatattttaatactatCAGTCTACACTCTAAACTACTACCTAATAATGTAAATTGACATTATTGTCTATGCTCTAACTACACAAAACCTTCCATTACTGAcgaatcaaaaatatttataatttttttattttcaagacCGACCGAACGCGCAACGTAATGCAaagagaaaattaaaattacactaATTGCTCTCTGAAGCTGAATGGTTAGCTGTGGATAGACTATGTAGCGTTTATTGCACTATATCTTTATCAAATTTTAGCAAATACCTATTggtcaataaaaattaatacttgTTCTAGTCCAAATATACTCCGAAAGTCGTAACTTGAACGAAAGCGGTGGTAACCTCCCTCTGGACATCGACATAGTTATCTCGTTCGTGGTCCCATAGGAAAGCCACGGCATTATTATAGCTCTGAGCTCTCTTTTGTCCTATAGTGACCACACTGATTATACGGTATCGGTTGAACTGGATTGCTTTGAGTTTTCGCATCAGCTCTCCTGCTATACGAAGTGCTAGAGCAGGGGAAtcctgtaaagaaaaaaaaacaacgctTATTTGGAAGGTTATGGTACGGTAATTGTAcactatgtacactgatatctccgagatttctgaaccgatttgcgttatttttttttaatcgatagaggaactttgcgacattgttccatcaGAAATGTGGatcccaactcttcaatcctgatgctgcaggggatccgaccaatccaagcgggcgaagctgcgggcatcatttgGTACATAATAAACAGTTTCCGCGAGATTCGAAGAAAGGTgtcaatattaaattaaataaaatgaaaatattctaCCAACCTGAACATTATACTTGTGGCCAGTCCAATGTTCGTCCAGCAGTTCATCAGTTATCTTCTGTACCGTTGGAAGATGGAACTTGTGAGTTGAGCTCAGTTGGTAAGTTGGCAAATAGGTGAGCACGGGCCGTTTGAATTCAATTGCAATCTGTAtttatcaaaacaaaattattatctaataaaGTTATATGTTACTAACCAAGggaacttaaaatattttttgaagtttT includes the following:
- the LOC123878580 gene encoding dynein light chain Tctex-type protein 2B-like, with the protein product MADIDSKKSKNVSMMQLKSQSGVGSRSQSFGMRSMSRLKVRRQSFGFSGVPGIRPVERTSQIAIEFKRPVLTYLPTYQLSSTHKFHLPTVQKITDELLDEHWTGHKYNVQDSPALALRIAGELMRKLKAIQFNRYRIISVVTIGQKRAQSYNNAVAFLWDHERDNYVDVQREVTTAFVQVTTFGVYLD